One Vespa crabro chromosome 1, iyVesCrab1.2, whole genome shotgun sequence genomic region harbors:
- the LOC124424934 gene encoding BRISC complex subunit FAM175B-like isoform X1, whose protein sequence is MADGDLLVNISGAALSLLLYENVRNVGDQMGFLLGEIVEYIVKKFTDSDNQVDIKRHINIETVVTCSMPDILHDSTGRIDKEKLKDFLSYKSKQVIGWFRFRHNSCLVPTLRDKLLHKQFASHFSSSHGYKEDFFVTCLLSSSVSNTSGTHKFRHVLLRRRRGSYYRTFEPISLKISSLRDGEPSLDGSDYKLTPQTRSIGEIDTFTKIIQSLKLNLTQIPGIESATIIEKEAEKYLNTLIPKVCESDREVFELEKQIGELRDKIRLQNLAKTKINGNTDSTKLNYDPDKNSSYEENNLSSEKTDAPGKIYEDDQLYKYHSLTDESSDNRPGSTRTVHTESVSKEKLKIGLNTDTQNSQTRDPFTTSMVSNAKLDMVGSTLKRNKCSTNMISEISRQSITMGDQIESGVGRGSPKYGQDLLRARRGSGLRHNSERNIGESSEQSSIKHTIQNQQQPPIYEETSKRNIDKRNFSDMSDTH, encoded by the exons ATGGCGGACGGCGATTTACTCGTTAATATTTCGGGCGCtgctctttctttattactttACGAAAATGTACGCAACGTCGGAGATCAG ATGGGCTTTCTACTCGGTGAAATAGTTGAGTATATTGTTAAAAAGTTCACGGATTCTGACAACCAAGTGGATATTAAAAGACATATTA atATTGAAACTGTTGTGACATGCTCTATGCCAGATATTTTGCATGATTCGACCGGTAGAATCGATAAAGAGAAGTTGAAAGATTTCTTGTCTTATAAAAGCAAACAAGTTATTGGATGGTTTAGATTTAGACACAACTCTTGCTTGGTACCTACTTTAAGGGATAAACTTTTGCACAAACAGTTTGCTTCGCACTTCTCTAGTAGTCATGGTTATAAAGAGGATTTCTTTGTCACGTGTCTATTGTCATCTTCTGTGTCAAATACAAGCGGAACTCATAAATTTAGACACGTTCTTTTGAGGCGTAGAAGagg ATCATATTATAGGACATTTGAACCAATATCCTTGAAGATAAGTAGTTTAAGGGATGGCGAACCTTCGCTTGATGGTTCAGATTATAAACTTACCCCTCAAACAAGATCGATAGGAGAGATTGATACATTtactaaaataatacaatcgCTCAA ATTAAATCTTACACAAATACCTGGCATTGAATCTGCAactattatagaaaaagaagctgaaaaatatttaaatacgttAATCCCAAAAGTTTGCGAATCCGATCGTGAAGTTTTTGAATTGGAAAAGCAAATAGGAGAACTCAGGGATAAAATACGCTTGCAGAATTTAGCAAAGACAAAAATTAATGGTAATACGGATTCGACTAAGTTGAATTATGATCctgataaaaatagtagttacgaagagaataatttatcatcAGAAAAAACAGATGCTCCTGGTAAAATCTACGAAGATGACCAACTATACAAGTACCATTCTTTAACA GATGAATCAAGTGACAACCGACCAGGTAGTACAAGAACTGTTCATACAGAAAGTGTGTCCAAGGAAAAGCTGAAAATAGGATTAAATACAGACACGCAGAACAGTCAAACTCGTGATCCATTTACCACAAGTATGGTTTCGAATGCAAAGTTAGATATGGTTGGAAGcacattaaaaagaaacaaatgttCAACTAATATGATTTCTGAGATCTCGAGACAATCAATAACTATGGGAGATCAGATTGAAAGTGGTGTTGGTAGAGGTAGTCCAAAATATGGACAAGATTTGCTAAGGGCTAGACGAGGATCAGGATTACGTCATAACAGTGAAAGAAATATAGGAGAATCCTCGGAACAGTCTTCGATAAAGCATACTATTCAAAATCAGCAACAACCTCCTATTTATGAAGAAacttcaaaaagaaatatcgacaAGCGCAATTTTTCAGATATGTCAGATACTCATTGA
- the LOC124424934 gene encoding BRISC complex subunit FAM175B-like isoform X2, whose translation MADGDLLVNISGAALSLLLYENVRNVGDQMGFLLGEIVEYIVKKFTDSDNQVDIKRHINIETVVTCSMPDILHDSTGRIDKEKLKDFLSYKSKQVIGWFRFRHNSCLVPTLRDKLLHKQFASHFSSSHGYKEDFFVTCLLSSSVSNTSGTHKFRHVLLRRRRGTFEPISLKISSLRDGEPSLDGSDYKLTPQTRSIGEIDTFTKIIQSLKLNLTQIPGIESATIIEKEAEKYLNTLIPKVCESDREVFELEKQIGELRDKIRLQNLAKTKINGNTDSTKLNYDPDKNSSYEENNLSSEKTDAPGKIYEDDQLYKYHSLTDESSDNRPGSTRTVHTESVSKEKLKIGLNTDTQNSQTRDPFTTSMVSNAKLDMVGSTLKRNKCSTNMISEISRQSITMGDQIESGVGRGSPKYGQDLLRARRGSGLRHNSERNIGESSEQSSIKHTIQNQQQPPIYEETSKRNIDKRNFSDMSDTH comes from the exons ATGGCGGACGGCGATTTACTCGTTAATATTTCGGGCGCtgctctttctttattactttACGAAAATGTACGCAACGTCGGAGATCAG ATGGGCTTTCTACTCGGTGAAATAGTTGAGTATATTGTTAAAAAGTTCACGGATTCTGACAACCAAGTGGATATTAAAAGACATATTA atATTGAAACTGTTGTGACATGCTCTATGCCAGATATTTTGCATGATTCGACCGGTAGAATCGATAAAGAGAAGTTGAAAGATTTCTTGTCTTATAAAAGCAAACAAGTTATTGGATGGTTTAGATTTAGACACAACTCTTGCTTGGTACCTACTTTAAGGGATAAACTTTTGCACAAACAGTTTGCTTCGCACTTCTCTAGTAGTCATGGTTATAAAGAGGATTTCTTTGTCACGTGTCTATTGTCATCTTCTGTGTCAAATACAAGCGGAACTCATAAATTTAGACACGTTCTTTTGAGGCGTAGAAGagg GACATTTGAACCAATATCCTTGAAGATAAGTAGTTTAAGGGATGGCGAACCTTCGCTTGATGGTTCAGATTATAAACTTACCCCTCAAACAAGATCGATAGGAGAGATTGATACATTtactaaaataatacaatcgCTCAA ATTAAATCTTACACAAATACCTGGCATTGAATCTGCAactattatagaaaaagaagctgaaaaatatttaaatacgttAATCCCAAAAGTTTGCGAATCCGATCGTGAAGTTTTTGAATTGGAAAAGCAAATAGGAGAACTCAGGGATAAAATACGCTTGCAGAATTTAGCAAAGACAAAAATTAATGGTAATACGGATTCGACTAAGTTGAATTATGATCctgataaaaatagtagttacgaagagaataatttatcatcAGAAAAAACAGATGCTCCTGGTAAAATCTACGAAGATGACCAACTATACAAGTACCATTCTTTAACA GATGAATCAAGTGACAACCGACCAGGTAGTACAAGAACTGTTCATACAGAAAGTGTGTCCAAGGAAAAGCTGAAAATAGGATTAAATACAGACACGCAGAACAGTCAAACTCGTGATCCATTTACCACAAGTATGGTTTCGAATGCAAAGTTAGATATGGTTGGAAGcacattaaaaagaaacaaatgttCAACTAATATGATTTCTGAGATCTCGAGACAATCAATAACTATGGGAGATCAGATTGAAAGTGGTGTTGGTAGAGGTAGTCCAAAATATGGACAAGATTTGCTAAGGGCTAGACGAGGATCAGGATTACGTCATAACAGTGAAAGAAATATAGGAGAATCCTCGGAACAGTCTTCGATAAAGCATACTATTCAAAATCAGCAACAACCTCCTATTTATGAAGAAacttcaaaaagaaatatcgacaAGCGCAATTTTTCAGATATGTCAGATACTCATTGA